A region of Pyxidicoccus parkwaysis DNA encodes the following proteins:
- a CDS encoding propionyl-CoA synthetase, with protein MTGTYRALHERSLRDSEGFWAEAAEGIHWYRRWERVLDASRAPFYRWFAGGQLNTCYNALDRHVEQGRGEQAALIYDSPVTNTVQSFTYRELLERVARFAGALVRQGVTKGDRVIIYMPMVPEAVVAMLACARIGAIHSVVFGGFASRELAARIDDAKPKVIVSASCGIEAARVISYKPLLDEAIHLASHKPSACFIVQRPQLRALLVQGRDVDWQQAVEGAPLADCVPVEATDPLYILYTSGTTGQPKGIVRDNGGHAVALLWTMKHVYGVSPGEVYWAASDVGWVVGHSYIVYAPLLNGNTTVLYEGKPVGTPDAGAFWRVISQHGVSAMFTAPTAFRAIKRDDPNGEWLKKYDLSKFRTLFLAGERCDPDTLRWAETMLRRPVIDHWWQTETGWAIVANPMGIEPLPVKVGSPTVPMPGYDVRVLDEEGREVEPDRIGAIVVKLPLPPGCLPTLWNADARYVDAYLSAFKGYYLTGDAGFKDADGYVYIMSRIDDIINVAGHRLSTGAMEEVLASHPDVAECAVLGAADSLKGEVPLGFLVLKAGVQRPHEDIVKEVVQLVRDKIGPVAAFKTATVVQRLPKTRSGKILRGTMKKIADGTEYKVPATIDDAATLDEVAEALRKAGYARKDG; from the coding sequence ATGACGGGCACGTACCGCGCGCTTCATGAACGGTCGCTGAGGGATTCGGAAGGCTTCTGGGCCGAGGCCGCCGAGGGCATCCACTGGTATCGCCGCTGGGAGCGGGTGCTCGACGCCTCTCGGGCGCCCTTCTATCGCTGGTTCGCCGGAGGGCAGCTCAACACCTGCTACAACGCGCTGGACCGGCACGTGGAGCAGGGCCGCGGCGAGCAGGCCGCGCTCATCTACGACAGCCCCGTCACGAACACCGTCCAGTCCTTCACCTACCGCGAATTGCTGGAGCGCGTGGCGCGGTTCGCCGGGGCCCTCGTGCGCCAGGGCGTGACGAAGGGTGACCGCGTCATCATCTACATGCCCATGGTGCCCGAGGCGGTGGTGGCCATGCTCGCGTGTGCCCGCATCGGCGCCATCCACTCGGTGGTGTTCGGCGGCTTCGCCTCGCGCGAATTGGCGGCGCGCATCGACGACGCGAAGCCGAAGGTGATTGTCTCCGCGTCCTGTGGCATCGAGGCGGCTCGCGTCATCTCGTACAAGCCGCTGCTCGACGAGGCCATCCACCTCGCGTCGCACAAGCCGTCCGCGTGTTTCATCGTCCAGCGTCCCCAGTTGCGCGCGCTGCTCGTGCAGGGCCGGGACGTGGACTGGCAGCAGGCGGTGGAGGGCGCGCCGCTCGCGGACTGCGTGCCGGTGGAGGCGACGGACCCGCTCTACATCCTCTACACCTCCGGCACGACGGGGCAGCCGAAGGGCATCGTCCGGGACAACGGCGGCCACGCGGTGGCGCTCCTCTGGACGATGAAGCACGTCTACGGCGTCTCACCCGGCGAGGTGTACTGGGCCGCGTCCGACGTGGGCTGGGTGGTGGGCCACTCGTACATCGTCTACGCGCCGCTGCTGAACGGGAACACCACCGTCCTCTACGAGGGCAAGCCCGTGGGCACGCCCGACGCGGGCGCCTTCTGGCGCGTCATCTCCCAGCACGGGGTGAGCGCCATGTTCACCGCGCCCACCGCGTTCCGCGCCATCAAACGGGATGACCCCAACGGGGAATGGCTGAAGAAGTATGACTTGTCGAAGTTCCGCACGCTGTTCCTGGCGGGCGAGCGCTGCGACCCGGACACGCTGCGCTGGGCGGAGACGATGCTGCGGCGGCCGGTCATCGACCACTGGTGGCAGACGGAGACGGGCTGGGCCATCGTCGCCAACCCCATGGGCATCGAGCCGTTGCCGGTGAAGGTTGGCTCTCCCACGGTGCCGATGCCCGGCTACGACGTGCGCGTCCTCGACGAGGAGGGGCGCGAGGTGGAGCCCGACAGGATTGGCGCCATCGTGGTGAAGCTGCCGCTGCCGCCGGGCTGCCTGCCCACGCTGTGGAACGCGGACGCGCGGTACGTCGACGCGTACCTGAGCGCCTTCAAGGGGTACTACCTGACAGGTGATGCGGGCTTCAAGGATGCGGACGGTTACGTCTACATCATGAGCCGCATCGACGACATCATCAACGTCGCCGGCCACCGGCTCTCCACGGGCGCCATGGAGGAGGTGCTGGCCTCCCATCCCGACGTCGCCGAGTGCGCGGTGCTGGGCGCGGCCGACTCGCTCAAGGGCGAGGTTCCTCTCGGCTTCCTCGTGCTCAAGGCCGGTGTGCAGCGGCCTCACGAGGACATCGTGAAGGAGGTGGTGCAGCTGGTGCGCGACAAGATTGGCCCGGTGGCCGCATTCAAGACGGCCACGGTGGTGCAGCGCCTACCCAAGACGCGCTCCGGCAAAATCCTGCGCGGCACCATGAAGAAGATTGCCGACGGCACCGAGTACAAGGTCCCCGCCACCATCGACGACGCGGCGACGCTCGACGAAGTGGCGGAGGCGTTGAGGAAGGCCGGGTACGCAAGGAAGGACGGATAG